A single window of Flavobacterium aestivum DNA harbors:
- a CDS encoding RloB family protein, protein MKEDFRLSKTIAVNVFQSNKVDCKGVVEEAIKKAKRDGFGEIFVVFDHDNQAKRDEAFRLASDKNIKVIFSSICFESWYLYHFKNSTKAFASEEVLEKELKKCIGMENYEKNDFKHYSILKDKLTIAKSNAENIRLSVVENNYGVEIFNLNPYTNVDELVLFLENQKQ, encoded by the coding sequence ATGAAAGAGGATTTTCGTTTGTCAAAAACAATTGCTGTAAATGTTTTTCAAAGTAATAAAGTAGATTGCAAAGGAGTTGTTGAAGAGGCAATAAAGAAAGCTAAGCGAGATGGATTTGGTGAAATATTCGTGGTTTTCGATCATGATAATCAGGCAAAAAGAGATGAAGCTTTCAGGTTAGCATCGGATAAAAATATTAAAGTGATTTTTTCTAGTATTTGTTTTGAGTCTTGGTATTTGTATCATTTTAAAAATTCCACAAAGGCATTTGCATCAGAAGAAGTCCTAGAAAAAGAATTAAAGAAATGTATTGGTATGGAAAATTATGAGAAAAACGATTTTAAACATTATTCGATATTAAAAGATAAGTTGACCATTGCTAAATCAAATGCTGAAAATATTAGATTGTCTGTTGTTGAAAATAATTATGGTGTTGAAATTTTTAATTTAAATCCATATACTAACGTTGATGAATTGGTACTATTTTTAGAAAATCAAAAACAATAA
- the lysS gene encoding lysine--tRNA ligase: MALSEQEIIRREKLQNLRNLGINPYPANLFPVNHTSKQVKENFEEGKKVIVAGRLMSVRDQGKACFAELQDSEGRIQLYVNRDVLCEGDDKTLYNQVFKKLTDLGDFIGIEGELFTTQVGAKCIRVSGFTFLSKTLRPLPLPKVDEDGKVFDAFNDAELRYRMRYVDLTVNQNVKETFIKRTKLFNSMRSFFNDKGYLEVETPVLQSIPGGAAARPFITHHNSLDIPLYMRIANELYLKRLIVGGFDGVYEFSKNFRNEGMDRTHNPEFTAMEIYVAYKDYNWMMDFTENLLEHCAIGVNGTSEATFGEHKINFKAPYARVTMTDSIKHFTGFDISGKSEAELYEAAKGMGIEVDKTMGKGKLIDEIFGAKCEGNYIQPTFITDYPKEMSPLCKQHRDNPDLTERFELMVCGKEVANAYSELNDPIDQRERFEDQMRLAEKGDDEATGTIDEDFLRALEYGMPPTSGLGIGMDRLMMFLTNNASIQEVLFFPQMRPEKKQTIELSDEEKFIVDLLKGNENKMDLQQLKITANLSGKKWDASMKNLSKHGLTKVLVEGEYKMVELVE, from the coding sequence ATGGCATTATCCGAACAAGAAATTATCCGTAGAGAAAAACTTCAAAACTTACGCAATTTGGGAATTAACCCTTATCCTGCTAATCTTTTTCCTGTAAATCATACTTCAAAGCAAGTAAAAGAAAACTTTGAAGAAGGTAAGAAGGTGATTGTTGCCGGACGTTTGATGAGTGTTAGAGATCAAGGGAAAGCTTGTTTCGCCGAATTACAGGATAGCGAAGGACGTATTCAGTTATACGTGAATCGTGATGTTTTGTGTGAAGGTGATGATAAAACGTTATACAATCAGGTATTTAAAAAACTGACCGATTTAGGTGATTTTATTGGTATTGAAGGAGAATTGTTTACCACGCAAGTAGGTGCGAAATGTATTCGTGTAAGCGGATTTACTTTCTTGAGCAAAACGTTACGTCCGTTACCTCTACCAAAAGTGGACGAAGACGGAAAAGTATTTGATGCTTTTAACGACGCCGAATTGCGTTACAGAATGCGTTATGTGGATTTGACAGTGAATCAAAATGTGAAAGAAACGTTTATCAAGAGAACAAAATTGTTCAACTCGATGCGTTCTTTCTTTAATGATAAAGGATATTTGGAGGTTGAAACTCCTGTTTTGCAATCTATCCCTGGTGGTGCTGCGGCAAGACCTTTTATCACGCATCACAACTCGCTTGACATTCCGCTATACATGCGTATTGCTAATGAATTGTATTTAAAAAGATTGATTGTTGGTGGTTTTGACGGTGTGTATGAGTTTTCTAAAAACTTCCGTAACGAAGGAATGGACAGAACTCACAACCCAGAATTTACCGCAATGGAAATATATGTAGCCTACAAAGACTACAACTGGATGATGGATTTTACCGAAAACTTGTTGGAACATTGCGCTATTGGTGTAAATGGTACCAGCGAAGCAACTTTTGGAGAACATAAAATCAACTTCAAAGCGCCTTACGCTCGCGTTACAATGACAGATTCTATCAAACATTTTACTGGTTTTGATATTTCCGGAAAAAGCGAAGCTGAATTATATGAAGCTGCTAAAGGAATGGGAATTGAAGTAGACAAAACAATGGGTAAAGGAAAATTGATTGATGAAATTTTTGGCGCTAAATGCGAAGGAAATTACATTCAGCCAACATTCATCACAGATTATCCAAAGGAAATGTCTCCGCTTTGTAAACAACACCGTGACAATCCAGATTTGACTGAACGTTTTGAATTGATGGTTTGTGGTAAAGAAGTAGCAAATGCTTACTCTGAATTGAATGACCCTATTGACCAAAGAGAGCGTTTTGAAGACCAAATGCGATTGGCTGAAAAAGGTGATGATGAAGCTACTGGTACAATTGATGAGGATTTCTTGAGAGCATTAGAATACGGTATGCCTCCAACCTCTGGTTTAGGAATTGGAATGGACCGTTTGATGATGTTCCTGACCAACAATGCATCGATTCAAGAAGTATTGTTCTTCCCTCAAATGCGTCCGGAGAAAAAACAGACAATTGAATTATCAGACGAAGAGAAATTTATCGTAGACTTATTGAAAGGAAATGAAAATAAAATGGATCTTCAGCAACTAAAAATTACTGCGAATTTAAGCGGTAAAAAATGGGATGCATCAATGAAAAATTTATCTAAGCATGGTTTGACTAAAGTTCTCGTTGAAGGAGAATATAAAATGGTTGAATTGGTGGAGTAA